A region from the Linepithema humile isolate Giens D197 chromosome 1, Lhum_UNIL_v1.0, whole genome shotgun sequence genome encodes:
- the LOC105672006 gene encoding uncharacterized protein yields MITLFCILIVLGLSHCDDLPLRIDLKSSNDRINNEVEKLSRQDSTLPQLNNLEEISIYNSDVKNEVIRRQNPEETAETTTNDNQDLANTTTTSQSTESTDVSTTTISTTTTTTTASDSARDSSGLVGASTPASTSSTSTGTNLVALEESFGGTTRAPDPVLPTRRRSGLYFLVDWNSFLEVGDDDQKINLRFQPKVGDRSRFLPVTVP; encoded by the exons ATG aTTACGCTATTTTGCATACTGATCGTCCTCGGTTTAAGTCATTGCGATGATCTTCCATTAAGAATCGACCTTAAGAGCTCGAACGATCGAATAAACAATGAAGTCGAAAAATTGAGTCGCCAGGATTCGACCTTACCGCAACTCAATAATCTAGAAGAAAttagtatttataatagtGATGTAAAAAATGAAGTAATAAGACGACAAAATCCAGAGGAAACGGCCGAGACTACCACTAATGACAATCAGGATCTCGCGAACACTACGACGACATCACAATCTACag AATCTACGGATGTTTCCACGACAACGATCTCAACTACCACAACCACGACGACGGCTTCAGATTCCGCGAGAGACAGTTCAGGCCTCGTGGGTGCATCAACACCGGCTTCAACGTCATCAACATCTACAGGCACAAATCTCGTGGCACTGGAGGAATCCTTTGGCGGTACCACTCGTGCACCGGATCCCGTCTTACCGACCAGGCGAAGAAGCGGGTTGTATTTTCTTGTAGACTGGAATAGTTTTCTCGAAGTTGGCGACGATgaccaaaaaataaatctgagaTTCCAGCCGAAAGTCGGTGACAGATCGAGATTTTTACCAGTCACAGTGCCGTAA